In the Nitrospinota bacterium genome, GTAGATGCTTATCGGATGGCTCAAGGTTTCAAGCCTGATTTTCTGGATGCTTTTTACAATATGGGCGTGGCATATGGATGCATGGAGGAAAATGGTATTGACGCCTTGCACAAGGCAGTATGGGTTTTCAAAAAATCGATTGATATCAATCCGGATTTTATTCACGCCTATACAGCTTTGGGAGCATCTTATATCAAACAACATGAGTTGGAATTGGCCATCCAGGTTTTGACCCGCGCTCTGGGTGTCGACCCTGATGATTCTAATGTTTATTATTATCTGGGTATAGCCTGTCGAATGGATAAACAGATTACGCTGGCTGTAGATTATATGAGAAAGGCCGTTGCCCTGAAACCGGACTCTGTTCAGGTTCAGTTTTATTTTGGTTTGACCCTTATGGATTCTGAATTATTTGATGAAGCCTGTGCTGCTTTCCGAGAAGTGGTCAGGATCAAACCTGATTTTGCAGAGGGTCATTTAGTTCTGGGAAAATTATATCGCGAAAATATATTGGATAAAGATAAGTCACTCTTTCATTTAAAAAAGGCCGAAAAACTTTTTGTGAAACTGGAAGATTATCAAAGAGTCGGTCAAATCCGCCAACTCCTTAGCAGGCATTCCTGATGGTTGTTGCCTATGTATGAAAATATACTCAAGATTAGAACCGGTTTCTTTCTTGTTTGTGCCCTGCTTATTTTCATGGTTACTGCCAATGCCAACCCCAGTGCCTCGATGAATAACCTGACCGCTGATGAAATGGCAACTCTGGCACTTAAAGATTCCATGTACTATCACTTTGACGAGTGGTTTGTCCGGTTTCAGGTAGAAATCAATCGTCTGGAATCCGCTATGCCATCCATTGAAAACCGGGTGGAACTTATGAAGTTTCATTTCAATTACGCAGGGTTGCTGGGGGAGCTTTGTCACACTTTGGCTTTCACCAGCAAATATCAGGATGAAAAAATTGCTGAAAAATTTATGTACCACAGCAGGCAGGTGAAAGATCTGGCAAATGAGATTCTGGATGATGAATCGGTATCACCTGAACAGGAAGCCCAGGCAAATTTATTTCTCGGTGCATCGGAAGGTTATATTGCTATCTTTGTATATGGTCAGGGAAAGCTCTTGGAAGCCCTGATAAATGGGTTCCAGGCCGACAACCACCTTGAAGAGGCCATTTCTTTGAACCCCGCACTTGTCGATGCCTATTTTGGGTTGGGAATGTACCGTTATGGCAACAGCCGATTAGGGGGACTCGGCAACTTTATTATGCAGGGAGGCAGAGACCACAGGCTTGTCGGTCTTAATCACATCGAGCATGCTATTTTGAAAGGGGCGGCATCACAACCTCTTGCACTTAAAACACTTGCCTGGTTTTATATTTCGGAACAGATCAACCCGAAAAATAAAGGGTTGCCCAATGAGAACCCTTTGTCAAAAATGAAAACCCGGCAAAACGCGCTTGCCCTGTTGTTTGATTTGGAGAACCGCTATTTCAGTCAACCCGCTCCTTACCCACATTTCAAGGGTAATAAGGAACTGGCCATGATGAAGGCACTGCAGTATGTGCTGGATAAGGATTATGTAAATGCACGTATAGAGTTTGAAAAGGTTCTAAAAATTATCGGCCACTTGCAGAATCGAGGATTCAAAATCAATCCTCAATTGACGCAGTCGGTTGAGGCGGGTATCGATTTTTGCAGTCTTATGTTGCTTCAAACATCAGTGGGTGAAGATAAAAAGCAAGCGTGCGTGAAGGTCAACGAGCAGATGGATTTTCTAAACGGTGGAGGTTCAATGGTTGAATATGACTCAAAGAAAATCCGACGGGAACTGCACGGAGTATTCTCAGAGGCTTTGCTGCAAATGGCTGAAAAAATGCATTGTGAGCATGGTTGAGAACCAGTGTTTGCTGTGGCGACACTAAAGACTACCTATGAAACACCCTTTTAGTCAGGATGGTTTTGATTTATGCAGTACCAGAGAGGCGGAGTTAATGCAATAGCGAAGGCCAGTCGGCTCTGGACCATCTTCAAAGACATGTCCAAGGTGAGAATCACATTTGCTGCATAGCACTTCTGTCCTCCGCATAAAAAATTTTGTGTCTTCTTCGGTGGAAATATTCTCAGGAGCAACCGGCTGATAATAGCTCGGCCACCCTGTACCAGAATCAAACTTGGCGATAGAGGAAAACAGAGGCGCATCACAACATGCGCAATGATAAGTTCCCCTGTCATGGCAGTCCCAATACTTACCCGTGAAAGCCCGTTCGGTCCCTTTTTCCCGGCAAATTTGGAACTGCTCTTCAGTCAGAATTTTTTGCCACTCACTATCGGTTTTGGTTATTTTTTCCGGCAAAGCTTTATTCCTTAAAATTAGTTGTTAAGTTTTATTTAAGATCCATTTTTGAATTTTTTCTTTTGTTTCAGGTCTCATGCTGGTTTCTTCGAGGGCTTTTGTTTCATTTTTCCCCAA is a window encoding:
- a CDS encoding tetratricopeptide repeat protein; translated protein: VDAYRMAQGFKPDFLDAFYNMGVAYGCMEENGIDALHKAVWVFKKSIDINPDFIHAYTALGASYIKQHELELAIQVLTRALGVDPDDSNVYYYLGIACRMDKQITLAVDYMRKAVALKPDSVQVQFYFGLTLMDSELFDEACAAFREVVRIKPDFAEGHLVLGKLYRENILDKDKSLFHLKKAEKLFVKLEDYQRVGQIRQLLSRHS
- the msrB gene encoding peptide-methionine (R)-S-oxide reductase MsrB; translation: MPEKITKTDSEWQKILTEEQFQICREKGTERAFTGKYWDCHDRGTYHCACCDAPLFSSIAKFDSGTGWPSYYQPVAPENISTEEDTKFFMRRTEVLCSKCDSHLGHVFEDGPEPTGLRYCINSASLVLHKSKPS